A window of Quercus robur chromosome 12, dhQueRobu3.1, whole genome shotgun sequence genomic DNA:
TTGCCTGTCTTTGAGCTTCTTgggtaagaagaagaagactggctaatcctttaacttGAATGATATAAAATTTCAAGACCAAAACTTTacagttaaaattaaaatacaaacatGAGTGGCATATCCGTGAATTAGATAAAAGGCAGGGTCTATTAATAAGAAGAACACCTATTTCTTTATCCGCACAGGCTCATTCCCCAAACAttgtgagctctctctctcccgACTGATTTGGGTTTTATCTATTTGCAAAAGCCAGACATGGAAAACCAGAACCAACTGTAAACTACACGCATATTTCCAAATACTATAATTACTCCCACGAACCTCACTCGCTCAGAAAATTAAGGAAACAAAATCCACTAAATTacactctgtctctctcttatatatacacacacacgcacagACAGAATTTTGATTTGTGTATGTAAATGCATCAGAAGAAACCTGAAACTCAAATCGGAAAAGAAAGCAGAGGCATCTCTTCCGATTTGAACCCAATTTCACCACTTTTGTCTCCTCCAATTCATCAAAAACAgctccaaatccaaatccaatcaAACCCACATCAAAGCACCAGCCACTTCTTTCCCAACCAATTCCAACcccaacaaaaccaaaaccagtACCAGTTTCAGCATGAACTCATTTCCAACAATTCCTCAAAAGGCAAAACCCTTCATTCCACACCCCACAAGAGGCCTATTATGATCCAATCACCTTCCACACTTTCCCACTCTCCATCACTATCCTCTGTCAACCATTACAATCACAAAACCTTGGGCATACAATCTTCATCGCaatctttttcatgttttacTGCTGCTTATCTAATCTCCCTTTCCCAAAAGTTACTGGCTTTGAAGGTTTTCCGAGCTCATTATCACTTTGTTTTCCTCCTTTCCTTACCTTCCCTTTACTACTTCGTCTCCAGTCCACGCCGCTGTTTTATCCTTGATTTCCTTGCTTTGCTAGCTTTCTTAGCTGCCCTTTTGATTTCTCTCAATCTTGCCCTTCCTCGCCTTCCTTCGATTCGATTATTCTTTGCCCGGTCATTCCCAATTAAGCTTTGTTCATCTTCTTATGCCTCAAAGCCATCTCATCCTGTTATTTGGTCAATTGGGTCGAAgcccaaatcggtaaaaaagcCGAATTCAGGGTCTTGGGAGCAAGTTTACAGGAATGGGGATGTTTATGAGGGTGAATTCCATAAGGGAAAGTGTTCTGGAAGTGGGGTTTATTACTATCATATGAGTGGGAGGTATGAGGGGGATTGGATTGATGAGAAGTATGATGGATATGGAGTTGAGACGTGGGCAAAAGGAAGCCGGTATCGTGGGCAGTATAGGCAGGGATTGAGGCACGGGATTGGGGTTTATAGGTTCTACACTGGTGATGTGTATGCTGGAGAATGGTCTAATGGGCAGTGTCATGGGTCCGGAGTCTATACTTGTCAGGATGGGAGCCACTATGTTGGGGAATTCAAGTGGGGTGTTAAACACGGGCTTGGTCATTACCATTTCAGGTAGGTTTTTTGTGGTTTCCATTAATGGATTGCATTGGAttcttttgttgttgtatttGGTATATTGCTGATGCTTGAATTTTAGCTTATCCAAACTGCAGAATATTTGTTTACAAGGATTTTTAGTAGGTTACTAGCTGATAATGTTTTCCTCACTGATGGGTAAATTGTGTTTTCTCTGATTTTTGGGGTTGTTCAAATATAGAATCTTGTTCTGGAGTTTGATTTTATGCTTCTAGCTGATATCGGTCTATGGTGCCTATTTCTATCTTGATCGAGTTCTTACTTATGCCTTCTATTTATAAATGTGTTTGCATTACGTGCAAATAtaggtgaaactaacaccggtAAATGAATTGGATGAATCCTAATCTACACATTTCCTTCCATTTAAAACTTCGTGTAATaatctaggtgttttttttataCAGAAAGTATGGCAACACTGTTTTGTTCAGGGCTACAGAATTAGGGGGTTTCTGGTTTAGTGCATCATATAGATTAGAACTTAGGTCAACtaagtttgtttgtttcattCCTGAGTTCTTAAATTGTATACCCAAGTTTTGTTAGCTTTTGAATGTGTGATCTAATGGATCCTGcacataattttgtaattttcccTGTTTGTGTAGAgttcatttttgaaaattattggaCTTTCACTATTCAAGCTACCTCCAGCATGTGTTAGAACATCACATCTAAAATTTTTTCGGGTTTTAAGCATTCCTATGGTTGCCATTTGTAATTTTCATTGCTGTTCACATATATTCTTTAAAGGTCTAAACAATATCTATATCCTCTTTACATTTCCTGCTTAGCAGTGAATATGGTGATTGTTTGAAGTTTCAGCTGGtcatttgaaatttcattgtTTCAATGAGTGTTATTTTTTCTACTTAACTAAATATGcaatatgttttcacatgctgaAGGGAAACTCTTAGGGTTTTACACTAACTACCCAACAGATGTATTTATGGTCATAGACTACATTGTAATTGGCATTGAATTGCTGCTCAATTATTTATATGGCATCCTATACTTTATAAATGTAATTATTGTTCAACAAATAATTGGAAATGTTTCCGAGTCTAACCATCATGATATATTTCTACTTGGCTGCCTGATGCACATTTCTTAGCAAGCATTTGCTGTGTCACAAACAATTACAGAATTCTTGGGACCATATTTCATCTGTTGTCACtctttgttgattttgttttgaagatGCCAAGTCAGAAAACTTGGTAGTTTTTTATACCAGCAGCTGTATCAGAATCCTTGTATGGTTGGGCTGGACTAATTATAGTTTCCTCATAACCCCCTTCCCCCCAACCTTATTAACCTATGGATGATCCTGCTTAAACACTATATAAATGTCTTCTTGACGTAAGTTATTGAATTAGGCCTTATTCACCACCATTCTGGCACCTAACTTCCATATGCCCTAAATAGTTTCCATTACCATTGTTGTAATTAGCAATAGGCCAAATGGGACTTCCACCTTATGTCCATATTCCCAAGGAATTTTTTAACAAGCTTACTGCAGGAAATTCTGTTTCAGTGTCAAACACGTAAAGAACTGCAGACAAGCAAAACTGGACATATTTATATGCTGTATACATGGATGTGTTATATTTGATTTGAATTGAGAATAGGAAACTGCGGATGCTTTAATCCTGACTTTCTGGGTAATTTAAGAATGAGCTGTTTTTAAAGAATGTGAGTCAAACATTTAAATCTCAAATTTATATAGGTTCATGTTTTGCAAAAAAAAGCTTGTATAAGCTGATTAACATCATATGACAATATATTGTCGGATagctaaagaatacaaaaaatcaAGTACGAAATGTTGTAAATTAAGTGCAATATGTTCAGTATATTGATGATTAAGCAATTAAAACTAACTATTGGATTTGTGTAGGCTTATGATTTGGATAATTCATATTTGCATGAGCTAAAAAACATGTGGATACTGTTAAGATCTTGCCTAATGCTTGATGCATGAAAATTGTTAAACATCATTTGAATAATGTTAATGCCAATATCATATGTAGAAGATGCAGATATTTTCTTCATTAGAAAGCAATAGCTAGTCTGATTTTAAATTCTACTTCAGTATATGATTTCATGTTCATTTGCTTTGAATATCTAAGAATTTGCCATGCAAAGGGGCCACTGACTTATCTTGAGGAATAGATCCAACATCTTGTGACAGTTAATCAATGGATTAGTCACAAATCACAATCATCTCTCAGTTGCATTACACCAAGGCTTTCTTTTAGCTGGGGTCATTCCTGATCTGAGATAGCAGTTTACTTACCTGTGGCAGTTTCAATTATATAAAGTATACTGTTCTGATCATTGTGTAATATAAACACATGGCCAGATTGCAATTTTTTATGATGGGGCATTCATGCTAATGTGCTTCCTATATTAATGCAGGAATAGGGACACATATGCTGGGGAATATTTTGCAGACAAAATGCATGGTTTTGGAGTCTATCAGTTTGGAAATGGACATCGGTATGAGGGAGCCTGGCATGAGGGAAGGAGGCAGGGACTTGGTATGTACACCTTCAGGAACGGGGAGACACAATCTGGTCATTGGCAAAATGGGGTTCTTGACATTCCTTGCGTGCAACTAACCCATCCTGATTCTCCCTATGCTGTCAGCCATACCAAAGTTCTCAATGCAGTCAAGGTAAATGTGGTTTTTTACCTTGTGAAATGAAATTCCTGTGCAAAGAAAAACCactaaataaaatgaaatccaGAATCAGTAAAGCTTATCACTATTTACACTTACCTCTACTCCTAACTTGacaaaaatattgataaaattgtcctttaattttatgattAGAATCCCCAAAACCTGATCATCAGCCATTTCTGTCCTCTCTTCTATGCCTGAGggaaaaatctctctctctctctctctctcatattggagaacctgaaattttttttaagcagcTGCTGTTGGCCATTGCCTCCCACCAGTGTTATAATCTCTCCCAAATCCCACAAAAGCAAGTGCCACGTGCACTAGGTATGACCATTGGTAAGAAACTAATGCATCCCCTAGGGCAAACCTATAAGTTATAACCTCAACCACCACCTAATTCTTATGAGGGAAAAAAAGCTGCTGACATTCTGAAATCAAACTCACTCCTGTTCTCCATAGGTTGCACTTGTTCCAAAGTCCATATCATTGTCTGCATTTCCAATGAGAATCTGAATATCCTAAGTGCGTTCAGAATGGAaaccttcaaaaataaatgcctcCCAACAAAATGTTAactaaaaaaagtaaagaatttAGATTTTTAACCATTTTGCCACCAAAGATGCTCCAAATGGGTGAGAGAGACAAAGTTGCCTGGatgccccccacccccccaaaaaaagaaaaggttgcCAGGCTGGAAatattacacactttttcattgTAAGGGCAactttgcattttattgaatgAAGTAAATGGTGGAGCCTGAGAGTACAGCAGGGGAGCTTGAATTACTCCTCCCCAAGTGAAATTGAACTGTATATAGTATATGTAGGATATAAATTATATGTGGAAGGTAAACTAATGGCTAAGATTACTGTGCTTGCGGAGGATAAAGCTCTTTCCTCCGCACAATAGCTGATTGGCTGGAAAACATACAATTGAGGTGTTTTCTTTGTCCGGTCAAGGTGTATTT
This region includes:
- the LOC126708570 gene encoding uncharacterized protein LOC126708570, which translates into the protein MHQKKPETQIGKESRGISSDLNPISPLLSPPIHQKQLQIQIQSNPHQSTSHFFPNQFQPQQNQNQYQFQHELISNNSSKGKTLHSTPHKRPIMIQSPSTLSHSPSLSSVNHYNHKTLGIQSSSQSFSCFTAAYLISLSQKLLALKVFRAHYHFVFLLSLPSLYYFVSSPRRCFILDFLALLAFLAALLISLNLALPRLPSIRLFFARSFPIKLCSSSYASKPSHPVIWSIGSKPKSVKKPNSGSWEQVYRNGDVYEGEFHKGKCSGSGVYYYHMSGRYEGDWIDEKYDGYGVETWAKGSRYRGQYRQGLRHGIGVYRFYTGDVYAGEWSNGQCHGSGVYTCQDGSHYVGEFKWGVKHGLGHYHFRNRDTYAGEYFADKMHGFGVYQFGNGHRYEGAWHEGRRQGLGMYTFRNGETQSGHWQNGVLDIPCVQLTHPDSPYAVSHTKVLNAVKEAQKAAEKAFNAGKVDERVKKAVAAANKAANAARVAAVKAVQNQMRLSNNNYGTPIPCV